A window from Flavobacterium sp. 83 encodes these proteins:
- a CDS encoding nucleoside hydrolase, translated as MKNILFIILSVLISGNVMAQKKTNQKVPKSFDEIRIKPRMRIIIDNDFGGDPDGLFELVQHLLSPSVDIRGIIGSHLKPGDGFDNSTITAVNAKNKVLELLKIMQLENNYNVYQGSNESLKDLNTPQQSAAASLIVKEAMREDTKLPLYVVCGAGLTDLASAYLLEPKIADRLTLIWIGGPEYSEIASPPPGYTSLEYNLGIDIKAGQVIFNNSQLPIWQVPRDAYRQVLLPYSSLLLKVKNQGKIGDFLGKSVEKIMSYLTSVNYPIGETYILGDSPLVLLTALQSSFEADPSSSQYVLHPSPLINEQGLYEVNSKGRNIRIYKKLDVGLLMDDFYSKLTLFQQIKSSAK; from the coding sequence ATGAAAAATATTTTATTTATAATACTTTCTGTATTGATAAGTGGAAATGTAATGGCTCAAAAGAAAACAAACCAAAAGGTGCCAAAATCATTTGATGAAATTAGGATCAAGCCAAGAATGCGCATAATTATAGACAATGATTTTGGAGGAGATCCTGACGGATTATTCGAGCTTGTCCAACATTTACTTTCTCCTTCAGTAGATATTAGAGGAATAATTGGGTCACATCTTAAACCTGGAGATGGTTTTGATAATTCGACTATTACGGCTGTTAATGCTAAGAATAAAGTTTTAGAACTCTTGAAAATAATGCAATTAGAAAATAATTACAATGTATATCAAGGGTCTAATGAATCGTTAAAAGATTTGAATACACCGCAACAATCAGCAGCAGCATCTTTGATTGTAAAAGAAGCAATGCGAGAAGATACCAAATTGCCATTATATGTGGTTTGTGGTGCCGGACTAACGGATTTAGCAAGTGCCTATTTATTAGAACCAAAAATTGCTGATCGATTAACATTAATATGGATTGGCGGGCCTGAATACTCGGAAATTGCATCTCCACCACCAGGGTATACAAGTTTAGAATATAATTTGGGTATTGATATAAAAGCGGGTCAGGTAATCTTCAATAATTCACAATTACCAATATGGCAAGTTCCTCGTGATGCGTATCGCCAAGTATTATTACCATATTCTTCCTTACTACTTAAGGTTAAAAATCAAGGAAAAATTGGAGATTTCTTAGGCAAGTCTGTCGAGAAAATTATGAGTTACCTAACATCTGTAAATTATCCTATAGGTGAAACATACATATTGGGAGATAGTCCCCTAGTATTATTAACTGCTTTACAATCTTCATTTGAAGCCGATCCTTCTTCAAGTCAATATGTTTTGCACCCTTCACCTTTAATTAATGAACAGGGCCTTTATGAAGTAAATTCAAAAGGACGAAATATCAGGATTTATAAAAAACTGGATGTCGGGCTTTTGATGGACGATTTTTACTCAAAACTAACTCTTTTTCAACAAATAAAAAGTAGTGCCAAATAG
- a CDS encoding TonB-dependent receptor, which yields MKLTKLLIFCFSSILFSVYGQAQDATVKGKIIDEKGMSIPGATILIKGTTKASASDFDGNYQIKAPADATLTISYVGYNTVQEPIKGRTQIEVKLKPQSQDLNEVVVVGYGSQKKSVVTGAISSVRAKDLEKVPNGRIEQALQGRVSGVTIAASSGQPGSASTIRVRGVTTFGEGGNDPLWVVDGVVVDSGGIGFLNQSDIESMEVLKDAASAAIYGTRAATGVILVTTKKGKAGKISVNYNGFIGTSAPEKTLNLLNATQYGTILNEKLINAGQPARFSNVAALGVGTDWQKAIFNNSSMRYSHELSISGGNDVSSFYASFGIQDQEGIVATEISNYTKKNFRLNSTHKISKIFTLGQTFGFSHQKSVGIGNTNSEFGGPLSSALNLDPITPLVETDPIKANGAPYNSNPVMRDTNGNPYGISSIVGQQMTNPLAYIKTRLGNFGWSDNLVGNAYLEAAVTSHIKIRSTVGGKLTYWGNQAFTPVYYLSATENILKNNYAQTENKSFAWNIENIATYTNQFGNHNLTVLLGQGSYVDNIGGGSGTTMFGLPITNYRDASFNFDIPQSDRSSSTYDLIEHKLTSLFSRVNYDYKEKYLFTGIIRRDGSSRFGANNKFGVFPSFNLGWNVTKESFWKENNAVNALKIRGGYGVVGNDAIPNFRYLSLVVGGQNYSVGNSGAITTGYANLTLDNPDLKWEETSQANIGFESKFFNTINLTVDLYKKTTNGILRPITIPGYVGVVANPTGNIADMDNKGIEVELGYKKKFGQVNFSANGNVAYLKNEVTYVASSSNFIIGDATFQSYGPVTRTQVGQSYNAFYGLKTAGIFQNQAEINAYTNASGGLIQPRAKPGDFRWVDYDGNGSIDDNDKHILGSSIPKYTFGITLNVDYKNFDLMAFAQGAAGNKIFQGLRRLDILEANYLTEAMGRWTGEGTSNSYPRLTNDDSNGNFGQMSDFYLEKGDYLRLKVVQLGYTLPANLVSKIGASKLRLYLTAENLLTLTKYTGFDPEIGGSVFGIDKGVYPQARTFMFGANLQF from the coding sequence ATGAAATTAACCAAATTACTTATTTTTTGTTTTTCATCAATCTTATTCTCCGTTTACGGGCAGGCACAGGATGCTACTGTAAAGGGAAAAATAATAGATGAAAAAGGGATGTCCATCCCAGGTGCAACGATTTTAATCAAAGGAACCACCAAAGCCTCGGCTTCAGATTTTGATGGGAATTACCAGATAAAAGCTCCTGCAGATGCTACTTTGACAATTAGTTATGTAGGGTACAACACAGTACAAGAACCTATAAAAGGAAGAACTCAAATTGAAGTTAAACTTAAACCTCAATCTCAGGATTTGAATGAAGTTGTTGTTGTAGGGTATGGTTCTCAAAAGAAAAGCGTTGTTACTGGTGCAATATCCAGTGTAAGAGCTAAAGATCTTGAAAAAGTACCTAATGGCCGTATTGAGCAAGCTTTACAAGGTAGAGTTTCGGGTGTTACCATTGCTGCCAGTTCTGGTCAACCAGGTTCTGCTTCAACTATTCGAGTGAGAGGGGTAACTACTTTCGGAGAAGGTGGAAACGATCCTCTTTGGGTTGTGGACGGTGTAGTGGTAGATTCAGGAGGAATAGGATTTTTAAATCAATCTGATATTGAGTCCATGGAAGTTTTAAAAGATGCTGCTTCAGCTGCAATTTACGGAACACGTGCTGCTACAGGAGTAATATTAGTAACTACCAAAAAAGGTAAAGCCGGAAAAATAAGTGTAAACTATAACGGATTTATAGGAACTTCGGCACCAGAGAAGACTTTAAATTTATTAAATGCTACTCAATACGGCACCATTTTGAATGAAAAGTTAATTAATGCAGGTCAACCTGCGAGATTCTCAAATGTAGCTGCTTTAGGAGTTGGTACGGATTGGCAAAAAGCCATTTTTAATAACAGCTCTATGCGTTACTCTCATGAATTGAGTATCAGTGGCGGAAATGATGTATCTAGTTTTTATGCCTCTTTTGGAATTCAAGATCAAGAAGGAATTGTTGCTACTGAAATTTCTAACTATACTAAAAAGAATTTCCGTTTAAACTCTACACACAAAATATCCAAAATATTTACTTTAGGACAAACTTTTGGTTTTTCTCATCAAAAATCAGTAGGTATTGGTAATACTAATAGTGAATTTGGAGGACCATTAAGTTCTGCACTTAACTTAGATCCAATTACTCCTTTGGTTGAGACGGATCCTATAAAAGCAAATGGAGCTCCATATAACTCTAACCCTGTAATGAGAGATACTAATGGAAATCCTTATGGAATTTCAAGTATTGTAGGTCAACAAATGACGAATCCCTTGGCCTATATTAAAACAAGACTTGGGAATTTTGGGTGGTCTGATAATCTTGTAGGTAATGCTTATTTAGAAGCTGCTGTCACAAGTCATATCAAAATCAGGTCTACTGTTGGTGGTAAATTAACGTATTGGGGAAATCAAGCGTTTACTCCTGTTTATTATTTAAGTGCCACTGAAAACATACTTAAAAACAATTACGCTCAAACAGAAAATAAAAGTTTTGCATGGAATATTGAGAATATAGCAACATACACAAATCAATTTGGGAATCATAACCTAACTGTCTTATTAGGACAAGGATCTTATGTTGATAATATTGGTGGTGGTTCAGGTACTACTATGTTTGGATTGCCTATTACTAATTATCGTGATGCCTCTTTCAATTTTGATATTCCACAATCAGACAGAAGCAGTTCTACTTATGATTTGATCGAACATAAATTGACTTCATTATTCTCTCGTGTGAATTATGATTATAAAGAAAAGTATTTATTCACAGGAATTATTCGTCGTGACGGTTCTTCTCGTTTTGGAGCAAATAATAAATTTGGAGTATTCCCATCGTTTAATCTAGGATGGAATGTAACTAAAGAAAGCTTTTGGAAAGAAAACAATGCTGTTAATGCTTTGAAAATTAGAGGTGGATATGGTGTTGTAGGAAACGATGCGATACCAAACTTTAGATACCTTTCATTAGTGGTAGGTGGTCAAAACTATTCTGTTGGAAACTCAGGAGCAATAACTACAGGTTATGCTAACCTTACTCTTGACAATCCTGACTTGAAGTGGGAAGAAACATCACAAGCAAATATTGGTTTCGAATCCAAATTTTTCAACACTATAAATCTTACTGTAGATTTATATAAGAAAACTACTAACGGTATTTTACGTCCTATAACTATTCCTGGTTACGTAGGTGTTGTTGCAAATCCTACAGGAAACATTGCTGACATGGATAACAAAGGTATTGAGGTTGAGTTAGGCTACAAAAAGAAATTTGGTCAAGTAAATTTCTCTGCAAATGGAAATGTTGCTTATTTGAAAAACGAAGTTACTTATGTGGCTTCTAGTTCAAATTTTATTATTGGAGATGCTACTTTTCAAAGTTACGGACCTGTAACCAGAACACAAGTAGGACAATCTTACAATGCATTCTACGGGTTGAAAACAGCTGGTATTTTTCAAAACCAAGCTGAAATAAATGCTTACACAAATGCTTCTGGCGGATTAATTCAGCCTAGAGCAAAACCAGGAGATTTCCGTTGGGTTGATTATGATGGTAACGGTTCAATCGATGATAATGACAAACATATTTTAGGGAGTAGTATTCCAAAATATACCTTTGGTATAACTTTAAATGTTGATTATAAAAACTTCGATTTAATGGCTTTTGCTCAAGGAGCAGCCGGAAATAAAATTTTCCAAGGATTAAGAAGGTTAGATATTTTGGAAGCAAACTACCTAACAGAAGCGATGGGACGTTGGACAGGCGAAGGAACATCTAATAGCTACCCTAGATTAACCAATGATGACAGCAATGGAAATTTTGGTCAAATGTCTGATTTCTACTTAGAAAAAGGAGATTACCTACGTTTGAAAGTAGTACAATTAGGATATACTTTACCGGCTAATTTAGTTTCGAAAATAGGAGCAAGTAAATTACGCCTTTATCTAACGGCTGAAAACTTATTGACTCTTACTAAATATACAGGATTTGACCCTGAAATTGGAGGAAGTGTATTTGGTATTGACAAAGGGGTTTACCCTCAAGCAAGAACATTCATGTTTGGAGCTAATTTACAATTTTAA
- a CDS encoding glycoside hydrolase family 30 beta sandwich domain-containing protein, which translates to MKKQVLIVGLFLSLTAVSVSAQKTTWISTTETAPWKTFDIPSNSETNRTQIEIFPNKVLQQIDGFGSCFNELGWTSLNELKTEDRKNIFKELFEPGYGAGFTICRMPIGANDFSRDWYSYDETEGDLQLKNFSIKNDLETLIPFIKSAQKYNPKLQLWASPWSPPSWMKYNKHYALAKVPSAFGTAENGISDSQLGKEGEDMFIQEEAYFKAYAIYFRKFIEAYKKKNITIGMVMPQNEFNSAQWYPSCTWTPGGLSKFLKFLGPEMAKTKTNIFFGTFERPNEQLFKEAYSKEVASYIKGVGFQWGGKDAVGKIHQEYPQLKIYQSEHECGNGQNSWEYCEYGWDLIKHYFENGANAYLYWNTALNEGGVSRWGWKQNSLITVNKNNKTYTYNPEYYMMKHLSHFVKPGAHLIESSSVRTKLDRDDVLFKNKVNLDSNSDNLLAFKNPDNSIVVVIYNPDTEDKAITLVSGKTVLNPILKSKSFNTFLIKQL; encoded by the coding sequence ATGAAAAAACAAGTATTAATTGTCGGACTCTTTCTATCACTGACTGCGGTTTCGGTATCAGCACAAAAAACAACTTGGATTTCGACTACTGAAACAGCTCCATGGAAAACATTTGATATTCCATCAAATTCTGAGACAAATAGAACTCAGATTGAAATTTTTCCTAATAAAGTTTTGCAGCAAATCGATGGTTTTGGAAGTTGTTTTAACGAGTTGGGCTGGACATCACTGAACGAACTAAAAACGGAAGACCGTAAAAATATATTCAAAGAATTGTTCGAACCCGGTTATGGCGCAGGATTTACCATTTGCAGAATGCCAATTGGCGCTAATGATTTCTCGAGAGACTGGTATTCATACGATGAAACGGAAGGTGATTTGCAACTTAAAAATTTCAGCATCAAGAATGACTTGGAAACTTTAATTCCTTTCATTAAAAGTGCTCAAAAATACAATCCGAAATTGCAATTATGGGCATCCCCTTGGAGCCCGCCGTCATGGATGAAATACAACAAACATTACGCTCTTGCAAAGGTTCCTTCGGCATTTGGAACTGCAGAAAATGGTATTAGTGATAGCCAACTTGGCAAAGAAGGTGAAGATATGTTTATTCAGGAAGAGGCTTATTTTAAAGCGTATGCTATCTATTTTCGAAAATTCATCGAAGCGTATAAAAAGAAAAATATTACAATAGGTATGGTGATGCCACAAAATGAATTCAACTCTGCCCAATGGTATCCGAGTTGTACTTGGACGCCAGGAGGACTTTCGAAATTTTTAAAATTTCTGGGTCCAGAAATGGCGAAAACCAAAACGAATATCTTTTTTGGCACTTTTGAAAGACCAAATGAACAACTGTTCAAAGAGGCGTATTCCAAGGAAGTTGCCAGTTATATCAAAGGAGTTGGTTTTCAATGGGGCGGAAAAGATGCTGTTGGAAAAATTCATCAGGAATATCCTCAACTTAAGATTTATCAAAGCGAACACGAATGTGGTAACGGACAAAATTCATGGGAATATTGTGAATATGGCTGGGATTTGATCAAGCATTATTTTGAGAATGGTGCAAATGCCTACCTATATTGGAATACTGCGCTGAATGAAGGTGGCGTGAGCCGTTGGGGATGGAAACAAAATTCGCTGATTACGGTCAATAAAAACAATAAAACCTATACGTATAATCCAGAATATTATATGATGAAGCATCTTAGTCATTTTGTAAAACCCGGAGCACATCTGATTGAAAGCAGTAGTGTAAGGACAAAATTAGACCGTGATGACGTACTCTTTAAAAACAAAGTCAATTTGGACAGTAACTCAGATAATTTACTTGCGTTTAAAAACCCCGATAACAGTATTGTGGTTGTAATTTATAATCCTGATACTGAGGACAAAGCAATTACTTTGGTATCTGGGAAAACAGTCTTGAACCCAATTTTAAAATCTAAATCCTTCAATACATTTCTTATAAAACAACTTTAA
- a CDS encoding beta-galactosidase yields MDKLLYGVAYYDEYMPYDRLDKDIQMMKEAGINVVRIAESTWSTVEPQDGVFDFTHIDRVLNAMHKAGISVIVGTPTYAVPTWLVRKYPDILAITPDGPNRYGARQNMDISNPNFRKHAEIVIRKIMEHVKDYPGIIGYQVDNETKAYNTAGPEVQKLFVKYMQEKFKSLDVINKEFGLDYWSNRINNWDDFPSTVGTINASLGSEFSKFQRKLVTDYLTWQASMVREYKHPDQFVTQNFDLDWRGYSYGIQSEVDHFAAAKAMDIAGVDIYHPTQDKLTGIEISLGGDLTRSMKGGKNYLVIETEAQGFAQWVPYTGQLRLQAFSHLASGANMVEYWHWHSIHNSAETYWKGLLSHDFEPNPTYNEAKTIGKDFERLSSHLVNLKKKNKVAVLFSNEALTAFKWFGFGWGSKESYNDILRPFYDALYRMNVGVDFVDPSSTNLEDYKLLVVPALYAAPDSLLQRLNLFVKNGGHIVYTFKSGFSDQNVKVRTSKQPGIIEEACGINYSQFTIPENVTLKADPYNVGVENNKVSTWMELITPTTAKVLAYYDHPVWGKYAAITENNYGKGLATYIGCVTSTAVIEKIVAGALKKADLWGLDQQLSFPLITKSGVNEKGKTIHYYFNYSSVTSSFSYPYKEGKELLSAESIIKNKEVQLEPWGVKIIEEN; encoded by the coding sequence ATGGACAAGCTGCTTTATGGAGTTGCTTATTATGATGAATACATGCCTTACGACCGACTGGATAAGGACATCCAAATGATGAAAGAGGCCGGCATAAATGTAGTCCGTATTGCCGAATCAACCTGGAGTACGGTTGAACCGCAAGATGGTGTATTTGATTTTACCCACATTGATCGAGTACTAAATGCCATGCACAAGGCTGGAATAAGTGTAATTGTAGGCACACCAACCTACGCTGTCCCTACCTGGTTAGTACGAAAATATCCAGATATATTGGCTATAACTCCAGATGGTCCCAATCGATATGGAGCACGTCAGAATATGGATATTTCTAATCCAAATTTTCGCAAACATGCTGAAATTGTAATTCGAAAAATCATGGAACATGTTAAGGATTATCCTGGCATAATAGGCTACCAAGTTGATAATGAAACGAAAGCTTATAATACAGCCGGTCCTGAAGTACAAAAACTTTTTGTAAAATACATGCAGGAAAAGTTTAAATCGCTAGATGTTATTAATAAAGAGTTTGGTTTGGATTATTGGAGCAACCGAATTAATAATTGGGATGATTTCCCTTCAACAGTCGGAACAATAAATGCAAGTCTTGGCTCTGAATTTTCAAAGTTTCAACGTAAACTGGTAACTGATTATTTGACTTGGCAGGCATCAATGGTGAGAGAATACAAACATCCGGATCAATTTGTAACACAAAATTTTGATTTAGACTGGAGAGGATATTCGTATGGCATTCAATCTGAAGTAGATCATTTTGCCGCTGCAAAAGCAATGGATATTGCAGGAGTGGATATTTACCATCCTACACAGGACAAACTCACCGGTATCGAAATCTCTCTTGGAGGAGATTTAACCCGCTCCATGAAGGGAGGAAAAAACTATCTGGTTATTGAAACCGAAGCGCAAGGATTTGCACAGTGGGTTCCTTATACAGGACAATTAAGATTACAGGCGTTTAGTCATTTGGCATCTGGAGCAAATATGGTGGAGTATTGGCATTGGCATTCGATTCATAATTCTGCCGAGACATATTGGAAAGGTTTGCTTAGCCATGATTTTGAACCTAATCCAACGTATAATGAAGCTAAAACCATTGGTAAGGATTTTGAAAGACTTAGTTCGCATTTAGTCAATCTTAAGAAAAAAAATAAAGTAGCCGTCCTTTTTAGCAACGAAGCATTAACGGCATTCAAATGGTTTGGATTTGGTTGGGGATCTAAGGAAAGTTATAATGATATTCTTCGTCCTTTCTATGATGCTTTATATCGAATGAATGTAGGGGTGGATTTTGTTGATCCTTCGAGCACTAATTTAGAAGACTATAAGTTGCTTGTTGTTCCTGCTTTATATGCCGCACCAGATAGTTTATTGCAACGTTTAAATCTATTTGTAAAAAACGGAGGCCATATTGTTTATACTTTTAAAAGTGGATTTTCTGATCAAAATGTGAAAGTTAGAACATCTAAACAACCCGGTATTATTGAGGAAGCTTGTGGTATTAATTACAGTCAATTTACCATTCCTGAAAATGTTACTCTAAAAGCAGACCCATATAATGTGGGTGTCGAAAATAATAAAGTTAGCACATGGATGGAATTAATTACTCCTACTACAGCAAAAGTTCTGGCTTACTATGACCATCCTGTTTGGGGAAAATACGCGGCAATAACAGAAAATAATTATGGTAAAGGATTGGCAACCTATATTGGATGCGTAACAAGTACTGCCGTAATTGAAAAAATAGTAGCGGGTGCGCTTAAGAAAGCAGATTTGTGGGGACTTGATCAACAACTATCTTTCCCTTTGATTACAAAGTCAGGAGTAAATGAAAAAGGAAAAACAATTCATTATTATTTTAATTATTCATCTGTTACAAGCTCATTTAGTTACCCATACAAAGAAGGTAAAGAACTGCTCTCTGCAGAAAGTATAATAAAAAACAAAGAGGTTCAATTAGAACCGTGGGGAGTAAAGATTATTGAGGAAAATTAA
- a CDS encoding RagB/SusD family nutrient uptake outer membrane protein, whose product MKTIKFKYLFIAMAMASFGSCSEEFVNLTPKGSFVSENYYANQEQATAALIGVYDVLGRNTGGFFNLVGMMNAGSDDHYAGGGGETDGGGVQYFSRHALTATTIPDGYWNWQYQGIFRANTLLSKLDAVDMSDNLKTRFAAEAKGLRAIYYFNLVRMFKNIPLTLEPLTAVNMYDIEQSNPAAVYAQIEKDLIEAAADLPTSVNATTESGRLTKCAAQAMLGKVYLYDGKKTEAAAVLAQVNGTPGSANQYGNKLLADYNDLWVVSNKFNSESILEEVRTGAGNTEGPAWMTGADEGNSLNVMVGPRSYSRPVGSTAPDLPSGWSFNVLTQDFYDAIKLDPRFGATILDLKALKAAGQVDYISGYQDTGYFLNKFLPRTKDVHTGGGLSFFNYEQDSYIIRLADTYLMEAEALGSGARAQALLDAVRARVGLPSVPVTLAAIKNERRMELAGEGHRFFDLVRWGDAASKLANRGFVAGKDEIFPIPLTELQGTKLKQNPGY is encoded by the coding sequence ATGAAAACAATAAAATTTAAATATTTATTTATTGCAATGGCAATGGCTTCTTTTGGATCATGCTCAGAAGAGTTTGTGAATTTGACACCAAAAGGCTCTTTTGTTTCTGAGAATTATTATGCCAATCAAGAACAAGCTACGGCTGCTTTAATAGGAGTTTATGATGTTCTTGGTAGAAACACAGGTGGTTTTTTTAATCTCGTTGGTATGATGAACGCAGGTTCGGATGATCATTACGCAGGTGGTGGTGGAGAAACTGATGGTGGCGGAGTTCAATATTTTTCCAGACATGCCCTTACTGCTACAACAATACCAGATGGTTATTGGAACTGGCAATACCAAGGAATTTTTAGAGCAAATACGTTACTTTCAAAATTAGACGCTGTTGACATGTCGGATAATTTGAAAACTAGATTTGCTGCCGAAGCAAAAGGACTACGTGCAATTTATTATTTCAATTTAGTGCGAATGTTTAAAAACATACCATTAACACTAGAACCTTTGACAGCGGTTAACATGTATGATATTGAGCAATCAAATCCAGCAGCTGTTTATGCTCAAATAGAAAAAGATTTAATAGAGGCTGCTGCAGATTTACCTACAAGTGTTAATGCTACAACTGAATCTGGTCGTCTTACAAAATGTGCGGCTCAAGCGATGCTTGGAAAAGTGTATTTGTATGATGGAAAAAAGACCGAAGCTGCTGCTGTTTTGGCACAAGTAAACGGTACGCCTGGTTCAGCGAATCAGTATGGAAACAAATTATTAGCTGACTATAATGATTTATGGGTAGTTTCTAATAAATTTAATTCAGAATCAATTTTAGAAGAAGTTCGCACAGGTGCCGGTAATACTGAAGGGCCAGCTTGGATGACTGGTGCTGATGAAGGAAATTCATTGAATGTTATGGTTGGTCCTAGAAGTTATTCAAGACCAGTTGGTTCTACAGCTCCAGATTTACCGTCTGGGTGGAGTTTTAATGTTCTTACACAAGATTTTTATGATGCCATTAAATTAGATCCAAGATTTGGAGCTACAATATTAGACCTAAAAGCTTTAAAAGCTGCAGGACAAGTAGATTATATTTCTGGATATCAAGACACAGGATATTTTTTAAATAAATTTCTTCCAAGAACAAAAGACGTGCATACTGGCGGAGGATTGTCATTTTTTAATTATGAGCAAGATTCTTATATAATAAGATTAGCCGACACTTATTTAATGGAAGCGGAAGCATTAGGTTCAGGAGCAAGAGCACAAGCTTTATTGGATGCCGTAAGAGCGAGAGTTGGTTTACCATCTGTACCTGTTACACTTGCTGCTATTAAAAACGAAAGAAGAATGGAACTTGCAGGTGAAGGACACAGATTCTTTGACTTAGTAAGATGGGGAGATGCAGCCAGCAAACTAGCAAACAGAGGTTTCGTTGCGGGTAAAGATGAAATTTTCCCTATTCCATTGACTGAGCTACAGGGGACTAAATTAAAACAAAACCCTGGTTATTAA
- the xylA gene encoding xylose isomerase — protein MNTTKQTYFKNIDTIKFEGKESDNPLAFKWYDENRVVAGKTLKEHLRFSMAYWHTLCNTGGDPFGAGTETFAWNKNEDAIQRAKDKMDAAFEFMSKLGIPYYCFHDLDIVDEAPTLAEFERRVQELVAYAKIKQQETGIKLLWGTSNLFSNPRYMNGASTNPNFDVVAHAAAQAKIAIDATIALGGENYVFWGGREGYMSLLNTDMKRELDHMGQFLTICRDYARKHGFKGTFLIEPKPMEPMKHQYDFDAATTLGFLNKYGLQDDFKLNLEVNHATLAGHTFEHELQVAVDAGMLGSIDANRGDYQNGWDTDQFPINVYEITQAMLVILEGGGIQGGGINFDAKVRRNSTDLEDKFIAHISGMDVFARGLIYADHILQNTSYKKLREQRYGSFDNGNGAKYEKGELSLEALSEIARANGEPQQISGKQELFEQIIANAY, from the coding sequence ATGAACACAACTAAACAAACTTATTTTAAAAACATCGACACGATAAAATTCGAAGGTAAAGAAAGTGATAATCCGCTTGCTTTTAAATGGTATGATGAAAACCGAGTAGTAGCTGGAAAGACATTAAAAGAACATTTGCGTTTCTCTATGGCGTACTGGCATACCTTATGCAATACTGGTGGAGATCCATTTGGGGCTGGAACAGAAACATTTGCTTGGAACAAAAACGAAGATGCAATTCAAAGGGCCAAAGACAAAATGGATGCCGCTTTTGAATTTATGAGCAAATTAGGAATACCTTATTATTGTTTTCATGATTTAGATATTGTTGATGAAGCACCAACTTTGGCAGAATTTGAAAGACGAGTACAAGAATTGGTAGCTTATGCTAAAATTAAGCAACAAGAAACAGGAATTAAACTGTTGTGGGGAACTTCAAACTTGTTTAGTAATCCGCGTTATATGAATGGGGCTTCTACTAATCCTAATTTTGATGTAGTTGCTCATGCTGCAGCTCAAGCCAAAATTGCAATTGATGCAACCATTGCTTTAGGTGGTGAGAATTACGTTTTTTGGGGAGGTCGTGAGGGATACATGAGTCTTTTGAATACCGACATGAAAAGAGAATTAGACCACATGGGACAATTCCTGACTATTTGTCGAGATTATGCACGCAAGCACGGTTTCAAAGGAACTTTTCTTATTGAACCAAAACCGATGGAGCCTATGAAGCATCAATATGACTTTGATGCCGCAACGACATTAGGATTCCTTAATAAATACGGACTTCAAGATGATTTCAAATTGAACCTGGAAGTAAATCATGCTACCCTTGCAGGCCATACTTTCGAACATGAGTTACAAGTTGCGGTAGATGCCGGAATGTTAGGAAGTATTGATGCGAATCGTGGTGATTATCAAAATGGTTGGGATACCGATCAATTCCCTATCAATGTTTATGAAATTACTCAAGCCATGTTAGTTATTTTAGAAGGTGGTGGAATTCAAGGCGGAGGAATCAACTTTGATGCAAAAGTGCGCAGAAACTCTACCGATTTAGAAGATAAGTTCATTGCTCATATTTCAGGAATGGATGTTTTTGCGCGAGGTCTTATTTACGCAGATCATATTTTACAAAATACGAGTTATAAAAAACTACGCGAACAGCGTTACGGATCATTTGACAATGGCAATGGAGCCAAGTATGAAAAAGGAGAACTCTCTTTGGAAGCACTTAGCGAAATAGCACGTGCAAATGGAGAACCGCAACAAATAAGTGGAAAACAAGAATTATTTGAACAAATTATTGCAAACGCATATTAA